In one Salipiger abyssi genomic region, the following are encoded:
- the glpX gene encoding class II fructose-bisphosphatase: MSTPKDFNDRMLSLGLARVAEQAAIASAKLIGHGDEKAADQAAVNAMRNELNKLEISGVVVIGEGERDEAPMLFIGEEVGQGGPGVDIALDPLEGTTLTAKDMPNALTVIAMGPRGSMLHAPDVYMDKLAIGPGYPDHVVTLDMSPAERVEALARAKGCDNTDITVCILERPRHEEMIAEVRATGAAIRLITDGDVAGVMHCAEAHITGIDMYMGSGGAPEGVLASAALKCMGGQMYGRLLFRNDDEKARAAKAGITDLNKIYTRDEMVTADVIFAATGVTNGSILSGIKREIGWITTETLLMRSKTGSVRRVIYRNPFN; encoded by the coding sequence GCCGCCATCGCTTCGGCCAAGCTGATCGGCCACGGCGACGAGAAGGCCGCCGACCAGGCCGCCGTGAACGCCATGCGGAACGAGCTGAACAAGCTCGAGATTTCCGGTGTCGTGGTGATCGGCGAGGGCGAGCGTGACGAGGCGCCGATGCTGTTCATCGGCGAAGAGGTCGGCCAGGGCGGCCCGGGGGTCGATATCGCGCTCGACCCGCTGGAAGGCACCACGCTGACCGCCAAGGACATGCCCAACGCGCTGACCGTGATCGCCATGGGGCCGCGCGGCTCGATGTTGCACGCGCCCGACGTCTATATGGACAAGCTGGCCATCGGCCCGGGTTATCCCGATCATGTGGTGACGCTCGACATGTCGCCCGCCGAGCGGGTCGAGGCGCTGGCCAGGGCCAAGGGCTGCGATAACACCGATATCACCGTCTGCATCCTCGAGCGTCCGCGCCACGAGGAGATGATCGCCGAGGTGCGCGCCACCGGCGCCGCGATCCGCCTGATCACCGATGGCGACGTGGCCGGCGTGATGCATTGCGCCGAGGCGCATATCACCGGCATCGACATGTATATGGGCTCGGGCGGGGCGCCCGAGGGCGTACTCGCCTCGGCGGCGCTGAAATGCATGGGCGGCCAGATGTATGGCCGGCTGCTGTTCCGCAACGACGACGAGAAGGCGCGCGCCGCCAAGGCCGGCATCACCGATCTGAACAAGATCTATACCCGCGACGAGATGGTGACCGCGGATGTGATCTTTGCCGCCACCGGCGTGACCAACGGCTCGATCCTGTCGGGCATCAAGCGCGAGATCGGCTGGATCACCACCGAGACGCTGCTGATGCGCTCCAAGACCGGCTCGGTGCGGCGGGTGATCTATCGCAACCCCTTCAACTGA